Proteins co-encoded in one Camelus bactrianus isolate YW-2024 breed Bactrian camel chromosome 6, ASM4877302v1, whole genome shotgun sequence genomic window:
- the LOC141577995 gene encoding uncharacterized protein LOC141577995, which translates to MMPELGSKVSRSCRIFRSQEGQQELQDLQEQQGQQELQDLQEQQGQQELQDLQTQLEQQELQDLQEQEGQQELQDLQEQQGQQELQDLQEQQGQQELQDLQTQLEQQELQDLQEQQGQQELQDLQEQQGQQELQDLQEQQDQQELQDLPKQQDLEVQQEQLEGARGLLLDPGGPVFGLWHLPLSLPALDL; encoded by the coding sequence ATGATGCCTGAACTGGGCAGCAAGgtcagcaggagctgcaggatcttcagGAGCCAGGAAGgtcagcaggagctgcaggatcttcagGAGCAGCAAGgtcagcaggagctgcaggatcttcagGAGCAGCAAGgtcagcaggagctgcaggatcttcagacgcagctggagcagcaggagctgcaggatcttcaaGAGCAGGAAGgtcagcaggagctgcaggatcttcagGAGCAGCAAGgtcagcaggagctgcaggatcttcagGAGCAGCAAGgtcagcaggagctgcaggatcttcagacgcagctggagcagcaggagctgcaggatcttcagGAGCAGCAAGgtcagcaggagctgcaggatcttcagGAGCAGCAAGgtcagcaggagctgcaggatcttcagGAGCAGCAAGatcagcaggagctgcaggatcttCCGAAGCAGCAGGATCTTGAGGTTCAGCAGGAGCAACTGGAGGGAGCTCGCGGTCTCCTACTGGATCCTGGTGGTCCTGTTTTTGGTCTCTGGCATCTTCCCCTATCCCTGCCTGCTCTGGACCTGTGA